A genomic region of Cyprinus carpio isolate SPL01 chromosome B13, ASM1834038v1, whole genome shotgun sequence contains the following coding sequences:
- the LOC109100973 gene encoding voltage-dependent anion-selective channel protein 2, producing the protein MAIPPTYADLGKSAKDIFNKGYGFGMVKLDVKTKAASGVEFKTSGSSNTDTSKVVGSLETKYKRSEYGLTFTEKWNTDNTLGTEIIIEDQIAKGLKLTFDTTFSPNTGKKSGKVKTAYKREYVNLGCDVDFDFAGPTIHGAAVVGYEGWLAGYQMSFDTAKSKMTQNNFAVGYKTGDFQLHTNVNDGSEFGGSIYQKVSDKLETAVNLAWTAGNNSTRFGIAAKYQLDQDASISAKVNNTSLVGVGYTQTLRPGVKLTLSALVDGKSINSGGHKLGLGLELEA; encoded by the exons AAGACATCTTCAACAAAGGATATG GATTTGGTATGGTGAAGCTCGATGTCAAGACAAAAGCAGCCAGTGGAGTG GAGTTCAAGACCTCTGGTTCCTCCAACACTGACACCAGCAAAGTGGTGGGCAGCCTGGAAACCAAATACAAGAGGTCTGAGTATGGGCTGACCTTCACAGAGAAGTGGAATACTGACAACACCCTGGGCACAGAGATCATCATCGAAGACCAG ATTGCAAAGGGACTGAAGCTGACCTTTGACACAACCTTCTCACCAAACACAgg AAAAAAGAGTGGAAAAGTCAAGACTGCATACAAGCGTGAGTACGTCAACCTGGGCTGTGACGTTGACTTCGACTTTGCCGGTCCAACCATTCACGGCGCTGCAGTGGTCGGCTATGAGGGATGGCTCGCTGGATACCAGATGTCCTTCGACACTGCCAAGTCCAAGATGACCCAGAACAACTTTGCTGTAGGCTACAAAACAGGAGACTTCCAGCTGCACACTAATGT TAATGATGGCTCAGAGTTTGGTGGCTCAATCTATCAGAAAGTGAGTGATAAGCTGGAGACCGCGGTGAATCTGGCCTGGACAGCAGGAAACAACAGCACACGCTTCGGCATTGCTGCCAAGTATCAGCTGGACCAAGATGCTTCCATCAGT GCTAAAGTGAATAACACCAGCCTGGTCGGTGTCGGTTATACTCAGACTCTGAGACCAG GTGTCAAGTTGACCCTGTCGGCCCTGGTTGATGGAAAGAGCATCAATTCGGGTGGCCACAAGCTTGGCTTGGGCCTAGAGCTGGAGGCCTAA